From the genome of Ziziphus jujuba cultivar Dongzao chromosome 4, ASM3175591v1:
TTTATAGTGCTgcattagaattaaaaaaaataaacaaacagatTTTATTTAAGCAAAAACCTCTCTTTGTGTAGGAATAAATTTCCATGGCATTCCATCAGCCACATCAGCATTGAACTGCACCACAATCTCCCTGCAAGGataaaataacttaaaattCACTTAACGAAAGTAGAATATTATATTCTTGAATAAATGTAACAAGCTGAACTGCAAGTAAGATGAGATATAACTTATTTAGAAGTGGGATAAACAATCCTGAGAGGAGGGACTATAATGAAGTAGTCATATAGTAGTAGCCAATTAGACgtttgaatcaaatttgtttgtaccctttttttcttttttctttttttttttttaaatttttgcagCCAATATCTACTTTTCCCTTCCTACTATCATACTATGTATAGACTCCATGGTATTGCAGCGTTGCAGAAAAATTGTGCGACTTAAATGGGGTGGAAGGAAATGGGAGAGGATATTGATATCTAAacaggaaagaaaataaatataaaattataaaaacaattaaaataaaataatgaaatagctaaaaaccataattttctcctAGCAagctaaggaaaaaaaaaagttgaaaataattgTTACAAAAACAATGAATATGAGCTCCAAAACCACAAGAACACAGGATTGAGAAGACAGAAGATTAAATTATCCCATATAATTGAAAAGAGAACAATTAACTACTTGAAGCAAGAAACCACACCTAGAAGTGACTGTTCCATCTTTGGTATGCCGAGCAATCTTTTCTTCAACACTCTACAGACAGCAAGGTCTTTTTATAGTAACAAGCTTGAAcaaaagaatagaaaagaaTATTACTAAAAGCAATCATATATAACAACATAAAAAAGGAAGCTAGACTACCTACTCCCCTATAGCCAAATGTTCTTGATGTCTCTATAGCACTTCCCTCTCTTTTCATGATTTCCTTTCTCAGAGAACAAAATGTTTTGAgacattttcttatatttttaacagTTAAACCCAGAAAGTTCTTTTTATTCAATATTCTCTCTATTAGTATGTATAGctactttctctcaagaccatGTTATACATCTAATATTCACGTCCATCTTCCCTAACTGGTAACCACAAAATCCCATGTTATTTTTTGGTCTGTTTTCATTCATTTATCACTCTTATCAACTTTGATCAATTCAGCTTCAATACCAGTACATATTTAGGTTTCAGTGCACATGAAGAAATCATTTGAAACAACTGTCCATCAACTTCTAACCATGTGACTTTTACTCATGGTTCTTTCTGCCAAACTAGTCATACTTGGTGTTATGATTTGTCATCTATTTTCCATTTGAACTTTTCTCTGCTTGCCAAATCCCATGCATTAAACAAGTTGAATACAACTTAACTGAAAAATAATTGAACACAAAACTAAGCCTTTCATACCTCACGACGTTGGACTGTGCCCCCATAGCCTGTAGCTTGGCAAAATCTTCTATACAAAGGAACAGCAGCATAACTACTTCCAACCATTACAAAAGTTAATGCAGTAAGGTACAGAAGCATCTTCTTTGATTTCTGTTCTCTTGAAGCAACAGATGCATAATGATGCTGAGCTCTGTACAAAGACGGAGACCTCCAAATATGTCGTGAAGGAGAGGAAAAAAGTTGACAATTTTTACCAAATGAACTTGTATTGAATTCACATATCAATTCCAAGCGCCACATATTATTGCCAAAACTGCTATTATATCCAGTATTACCTCTGATGAAATTGTAATTTGACCTTCTGAAGTCATTTGGTATACACCTGgatcaaaaagaaaatccatTCTTGTGAAATAAATTCAGTAAACAAGCTCAGGttacaataaataacaataacctGTTAGCTGTGATGAACATTTTGGAAGAACTTCACTATTGACGTAAACAGCACTAATATTGGAAAACTAGTTTAACATATTCAGAAGTAAATTTGTGACATGTATTCTAGAAAGACTTCAGAATTCCCAAAAATACAAATCTCAGGTTTTCTATAAGAAAGAGTAAATACCAAGTTGATATCTAAATACAACAATTAGTTTCATAATATGCTTACCTGGATTCAATAGAGTCACTCCGTAAATTTTTAAGGTTAGGCAACAGATGTACTCTTCTACAAAACCTTGACAACATGTTGCTGAGACTTGATTCCAAGATATCACAGTAGATTCAATTGCATCAGCTAGGAAATCTATCAACCAAGAAAAGAATAAGAGCTACTGAGCTTTACCATTGACCATTTATATGATTATTAAGAAATTGAAAGGCACAGATAATAACACAATTTTCTTCTTAATCAAAGATGAAATGTATTTCTtcaattacaaaaacaaaagctCCTTATGAATTTTTAGTTTCATCcagttgaattatttattttacaaaactaAAAGCAGCACAAACCTTAAAATTAGAAATTggagaaagaaaacaaacattATCATCTTTCTCAGTAAACAAACAGACCACAGACAAGTATATgcaga
Proteins encoded in this window:
- the LOC107416182 gene encoding cytochrome c oxidase assembly protein COX11, mitochondrial isoform X1; this translates as MLSRFCRRVHLLPNLKNLRSDSIESRCIPNDFRRSNYNFIRGNTGYNSSFGNNMWRLELICEFNTSSFGKNCQLFSSPSRHIWRSPSLYRAQHHYASVASREQKSKKMLLYLTALTFVMVGSSYAAVPLYRRFCQATGYGGTVQRRESVEEKIARHTKDGTVTSREIVVQFNADVADGMPWKFIPTQREVRVKPGESALAFYTAENQCSTPITGVSTYNVTPMKAAVYFNKIQCFCFEEQRLLPGEQIDMPVFFYIDPEFETDPRMDGINNIILSYTFFKVSEE